A part of Scleropages formosus chromosome 3, fSclFor1.1, whole genome shotgun sequence genomic DNA contains:
- the dynlt5 gene encoding dynein light chain Tctex-type 5 isoform X1 translates to MSDVAKERAARLFKKIGSLSSLSSHDVRAKETVGKTKDSISTVSYIDEPGQHDENPRPAVQMENTYQLGPVKRFPVLTVNNILKDVLTSYLQEEKYEAELCRQMTKTISEVIKARVKELMIPRYKLIVLIGIGQLSEQNNLRIASRCLWDPSSDTFASYAFKNSSLFAVANVYAVYFE, encoded by the exons ATGTCTGATGTAGCGAAGGAGAGAGCGGCTCGTCTGTTCAAGAAGATAGGCAGCCTGTCCTCGCTCAGCAGCCACGACGTCAGAGCCAAGGAAACGGTGGGCAAGACCAAAGA TTCCATAAGCACGGTGTCCTACATTGACGAGCCAGGACAGCACGACGAAAACCCACGACCTGCTGTGCAGATGGAGAACACCTACCAGCTCG GTCCAGTGAAACGGTTCCCGGTGCTGACTGTGAACAACATCCTGAAGGATGTTCTTACGAGTTACCTGCAGGAAGAGAAGTACGAAGCGGAGCTCTGCCGGCAGATGACAAAAACAATATCTGAG GTTATAAAGGCAAGGGTGAAGGAGCTCATGATCCCCCGATACAAGCTTATAGTGCTAATCGGCATCGGGCAGCTGAGTGAGCAGAACAACTTGCGCATTGCCAGCAGATGTCTGTGGGACCCCTCCAGCGACACCTTCGCGTCGTACGCATTCAAGAACAGCTCCCTTTTTGCCGTCGCCAACGTCTACGCTGTGTATTTTGAGTGA
- the dynlt5 gene encoding dynein light chain Tctex-type 5 isoform X2: protein MPGFDPALELQRGSSISTVSYIDEPGQHDENPRPAVQMENTYQLGPVKRFPVLTVNNILKDVLTSYLQEEKYEAELCRQMTKTISEVIKARVKELMIPRYKLIVLIGIGQLSEQNNLRIASRCLWDPSSDTFASYAFKNSSLFAVANVYAVYFE from the exons ATGCCTGGTTTTGATCCAGCCCTGGAACTGCAAAGAGGCAG TTCCATAAGCACGGTGTCCTACATTGACGAGCCAGGACAGCACGACGAAAACCCACGACCTGCTGTGCAGATGGAGAACACCTACCAGCTCG GTCCAGTGAAACGGTTCCCGGTGCTGACTGTGAACAACATCCTGAAGGATGTTCTTACGAGTTACCTGCAGGAAGAGAAGTACGAAGCGGAGCTCTGCCGGCAGATGACAAAAACAATATCTGAG GTTATAAAGGCAAGGGTGAAGGAGCTCATGATCCCCCGATACAAGCTTATAGTGCTAATCGGCATCGGGCAGCTGAGTGAGCAGAACAACTTGCGCATTGCCAGCAGATGTCTGTGGGACCCCTCCAGCGACACCTTCGCGTCGTACGCATTCAAGAACAGCTCCCTTTTTGCCGTCGCCAACGTCTACGCTGTGTATTTTGAGTGA
- the LOC108934992 gene encoding relaxin-3-like: MAIERRHSVQKGSRRHTEVTMKAVLLSLLLLCTLWMPGTVCGEVKAVKLCGREFIRAVVYTCGGSRWRRILDEAQSDDISSNEQSSLKTLSFPPDMTRSRRDLNQVLTTVCCQVGCRKSDLTFLC, from the exons ATGGCCATCGAGAGACGACACTCTGTCCAAAAAGGAT CGAGAAGACACACCGAAGTCACAAtgaaagcagtgctgctgtccctgctgctgctgtgcacacTCTGGATGCCAGGCACGGTGTGCGGCGAGGTCAAAGCTGTCAAACTGTGCGGCCGAGAGTTCATTCGTGCTGTTGTCTACACCTGCGGAGgctccaggtggaggaggatTCTTGACGAAGCGCAGTCTGATG ATATCAGTAGCAATGAGCAGAGCAGTTTGAAGACCCTGAGCTTCCCTCCAGACATGACGCGATCTCGGCGAGACCTTAACCAGGTGCTGACCACGGTGTGCTGTCAAGTGGGATGTCGGAAGAGCGATTTGACATTCCTGTGCTAA